One genomic window of Sporosarcina ureae includes the following:
- a CDS encoding TRAP transporter permease, with amino-acid sequence MGTLSKQEQLEILQKYDPESNTRDLKGLIGKIVFFGLLAFSIFQLYTAIGKPFTAQIQRSIHLGFALSLIFLLFPARKKIGVRRDKVPFYDIILSLLAVAVGLYWPLFIDELVFRVGRVSDLDLVIGILAVLLTLEAARRAVGMPITIISVVFLVYAFFGPYFPGFLAHRGQSVENLVQLMFFTTDGILGTPISVSATFIFVFLLFGAFLVKTGVGNYFNDLAVVLAGRLTGGPAKVAIFSSALQGTISGSSVANVVGSGSYTIPMMKKLGYRKEFAGGVEAAASTGGQIMPPIMGAAAFLMVEFIGGVTYWEIAKAAAIPALLYFTGIWIMTHFEAKRVGLQGMDASQIPNRKETLKKIYLLLPIIGIIVFLLVGIPTMKAALLGIVLTIAVSAISKETRIGFKDMIDALVDGARTALAVAAATACAGIIVGVVVKTGLGLSLATGLISAAGGNILLTLIFTMFAAIILGMGSPTTANYVITSTIAAPAIITLLMMDEPTGAAVPIVVAVSAHLFVFYFGIIADITPPVALAAFAASGISGGDPIKTGVTSAKLAIAAFIIPYMFVFNPAMLMLDSSITEIVWVTVTAIIGMVAIGAGIIGFWYSKLNWLLRIITICTGMLLIYPETITDIIGLVLFTILLVSQWMGNKKNNTPTFASN; translated from the coding sequence ATGGGTACGCTTTCTAAACAAGAGCAACTCGAAATTCTTCAAAAGTACGACCCAGAATCTAATACAAGAGATCTAAAAGGTCTTATTGGCAAGATTGTATTTTTCGGTTTGTTGGCATTTTCAATTTTCCAGTTATATACGGCGATTGGTAAACCATTTACAGCTCAAATTCAGCGATCTATTCACTTAGGATTTGCTTTATCCCTTATTTTCCTGTTGTTCCCTGCTAGAAAGAAAATTGGTGTGCGTCGTGACAAAGTACCGTTTTATGATATTATTCTATCTTTATTGGCGGTAGCAGTTGGTTTATACTGGCCGCTATTTATCGACGAGCTAGTATTTCGTGTGGGACGCGTATCCGATCTCGATTTAGTTATCGGTATTTTAGCGGTTTTACTGACACTAGAGGCAGCGAGACGTGCGGTAGGAATGCCGATCACGATCATTTCAGTAGTGTTTTTGGTGTATGCGTTCTTTGGACCGTATTTCCCAGGGTTCCTTGCACATAGAGGGCAAAGTGTAGAAAATCTCGTTCAACTAATGTTCTTTACAACGGACGGAATCCTCGGTACGCCAATTAGTGTATCCGCCACCTTCATATTCGTCTTCTTGTTGTTTGGAGCGTTCTTAGTGAAGACTGGCGTTGGTAATTACTTCAATGACTTGGCAGTAGTATTGGCGGGACGTTTGACTGGTGGACCAGCAAAAGTCGCCATTTTCTCAAGTGCTTTGCAAGGTACAATTTCAGGTAGTTCCGTAGCAAATGTTGTTGGATCCGGTTCGTACACGATTCCGATGATGAAGAAGTTAGGTTATCGAAAAGAATTCGCAGGCGGAGTAGAGGCAGCCGCGTCTACAGGCGGTCAGATTATGCCACCGATTATGGGGGCCGCTGCATTCCTGATGGTTGAATTCATCGGCGGCGTTACCTATTGGGAAATTGCCAAAGCGGCAGCTATCCCTGCATTGCTGTACTTCACTGGAATTTGGATCATGACTCATTTCGAAGCGAAGCGTGTTGGTTTGCAAGGAATGGATGCGTCGCAAATTCCTAATCGAAAAGAAACGCTGAAAAAGATTTATTTATTACTACCGATTATAGGTATTATCGTTTTCCTCTTGGTGGGTATTCCAACGATGAAAGCGGCATTACTCGGTATCGTGCTAACCATTGCAGTGAGTGCAATCAGTAAAGAAACAAGAATTGGATTTAAAGATATGATTGATGCATTAGTAGACGGTGCTCGTACAGCATTGGCTGTAGCAGCAGCGACTGCTTGTGCAGGTATTATTGTCGGTGTTGTCGTCAAGACGGGTCTCGGGCTCAGCTTGGCAACGGGCCTGATCTCAGCAGCTGGCGGTAACATCTTGCTCACATTGATTTTCACGATGTTTGCAGCGATTATTTTGGGGATGGGGTCTCCAACGACAGCAAACTATGTTATTACATCTACAATCGCAGCACCTGCCATCATTACGCTATTGATGATGGATGAGCCTACAGGTGCCGCTGTGCCGATTGTAGTGGCGGTATCTGCCCACTTATTCGTATTTTACTTTGGTATCATTGCGGATATCACACCGCCTGTTGCATTGGCTGCCTTTGCAGCTTCGGGTATTTCTGGCGGAGATCCGATCAAAACTGGTGTCACGTCTGCAAAACTAGCGATTGCTGCCTTCATCATTCCATATATGTTCGTCTTTAATCCGGCAATGCTGATGCTCGACTCGAGTATTACGGAGATTGTATGGGTGACTGTGACCGCCATTATCGGTATGGTTGCAATCGGGGCAGGCATAATTGGCTTCTGGTATAGTAAACTGAACTGGCTTCTACGAATTATCACGATATGTACAGGTATGTTGTTAATCTACCCAGAAACTATTACAGATATTATCGGTTTAGTATTATTCACTATCTTACTGGTGTCCCAGTGGATGGGGAATAAGAAAAATAATACGCCTACATTCGCTTCAAATTAA
- the spoVAE gene encoding stage V sporulation protein AE, protein MISIYITSFIVGGLICVIGQLLMDVAKLTPAHTLCSLVVAGSVLDGIGWYEPFIDFAGTGATIPITSFGNALTHGAMAEAEKHGLIGVVTGMFEVTSSGISAAIIFGLIGALLFTSKGNI, encoded by the coding sequence ATGATATCTATATACATTACATCTTTTATAGTGGGTGGCTTGATTTGTGTCATCGGGCAATTACTGATGGATGTCGCAAAGTTAACGCCTGCTCACACATTATGTTCATTGGTTGTGGCGGGATCGGTCCTCGATGGTATTGGCTGGTATGAACCATTTATTGATTTTGCTGGCACTGGCGCTACGATTCCAATTACTTCATTCGGTAACGCATTGACACATGGCGCGATGGCAGAAGCTGAGAAACATGGCCTAATCGGTGTGGTAACTGGCATGTTTGAAGTGACGAGTTCGGGAATCAGTGCGGCAATCATTTTCGGCCTAATCGGCGCATTGCTCTTTACTTCAAAAGGAAATATTTAA
- a CDS encoding tyrosine-type recombinase/integrase: protein MRKRRNNNSQQFIDVPQDIRVLFRRFVSIKIAEGISQSTINQYHENFTFFSDFIEMNGGDYALEGITADFIREWITYMKFEHVQHPNDQSRLHHDKGLKASTINTRLKTIRVMFNRMYAENVIEFNPMLNVRNVKEELSHIDVLSKSEIVSLLSVMDTEYYTTFRDLVLTRLLFDTMLRINEALHIRKQDIKAEEGLIVISSSIAKSRKARVVPADKQTLKLVKELIKENAMEFNSEYVFATSSDSVYDRDNYRTRLKRYAESAGIKKNVHPHLLRHTAATRWIESGGGIEELRLILGHSKYDMVKRYAHVANSSVIKSAGKYSLFNNLSD from the coding sequence ATGCGAAAACGCCGTAACAATAATTCGCAGCAGTTTATAGACGTGCCTCAAGATATCCGAGTCCTATTTCGCCGGTTCGTAAGTATTAAAATTGCGGAGGGCATATCGCAAAGTACGATTAATCAGTATCATGAAAACTTTACGTTCTTCTCGGACTTTATTGAAATGAATGGCGGAGACTATGCGCTCGAAGGTATTACTGCGGATTTTATTCGTGAATGGATTACGTATATGAAGTTTGAACACGTACAGCATCCGAACGATCAAAGTCGCTTGCATCATGATAAAGGCTTGAAAGCGTCCACGATTAATACACGGTTGAAAACAATTCGCGTCATGTTTAATCGAATGTATGCGGAAAATGTAATTGAGTTTAATCCGATGTTGAACGTACGCAATGTCAAAGAAGAATTATCTCATATTGACGTTTTGAGTAAGAGCGAAATCGTAAGTTTGTTGAGCGTCATGGATACCGAATACTACACGACTTTTCGTGACCTTGTACTAACTCGTTTGCTATTCGATACCATGTTACGGATTAATGAGGCATTGCATATTCGTAAGCAGGACATAAAAGCAGAAGAAGGATTGATAGTTATATCGTCCAGTATCGCGAAGAGCAGAAAGGCGCGCGTAGTTCCTGCGGACAAGCAGACGTTAAAGCTAGTGAAGGAACTCATTAAAGAGAACGCTATGGAGTTCAACAGCGAGTATGTATTCGCGACGAGTAGCGATTCAGTCTATGATCGCGATAATTATCGAACGAGATTAAAGCGTTACGCGGAATCGGCAGGCATTAAAAAGAATGTACATCCGCATCTATTACGACATACAGCTGCGACTCGATGGATTGAAAGCGGTGGTGGAATCGAAGAACTGCGCTTGATACTCGGGCATTCTAAATACGATATGGTGAAACGATATGCACACGTAGCGAATAGTTCAGTCATTAAGTCAGCGGGGAAATATTCGTTATTCAATAATTTAAGCGATTAA
- a CDS encoding stage V sporulation protein AD — MVKRGVLTFQSKPSLYATGVTAGPLEKKKSVFAQKFDKVYEDERCDLPTNEDGHKQLMYDAVLIALSKAKKQPEKMDFFLTGDLVNQMTPSNFTAHALAIPYIGLFSACATSVSSMITAALLADAKHANWIIAGSSSHHNAIERQFRYPLEYGSQKGATAQWTVTAAGAVLIGQHKQGTPVINCATIGKVIDMGMTDPLNMGSAMAPAASDTLMNHLIGHGRTIDDYDTIITGDLGSNGFNIFKALANENGLPHTKNFRDAGEEFYGNDPSFKAGASGSGCSAAVFFSDVYQKMLAGEYKRVLLLATGALLSPLSFQQGDTIPCIAHAIELTMDEVTAE; from the coding sequence ATGGTAAAACGAGGCGTGTTGACCTTTCAATCCAAGCCGAGTCTTTATGCTACAGGTGTAACGGCAGGTCCACTGGAAAAAAAGAAAAGCGTTTTTGCACAGAAATTCGATAAAGTATATGAAGATGAGCGATGTGATTTACCGACAAACGAAGACGGTCATAAGCAACTAATGTATGATGCTGTGTTGATTGCACTTAGTAAAGCGAAGAAACAACCGGAGAAAATGGATTTTTTCTTAACTGGTGATTTGGTCAATCAAATGACACCTTCTAATTTTACAGCCCATGCCCTAGCGATCCCCTATATCGGACTGTTTTCCGCTTGTGCTACGTCAGTATCTTCTATGATTACTGCGGCATTACTCGCGGATGCGAAGCACGCAAATTGGATAATTGCCGGTTCGTCTAGTCATCATAATGCAATTGAACGACAGTTTCGATATCCACTTGAGTATGGTTCGCAAAAAGGAGCAACTGCACAGTGGACGGTCACGGCGGCTGGTGCAGTGTTGATTGGACAACATAAACAAGGAACGCCCGTGATTAACTGCGCCACTATAGGAAAAGTGATAGATATGGGGATGACGGATCCGTTGAATATGGGATCTGCGATGGCTCCAGCAGCCAGTGATACATTGATGAATCATTTAATAGGACATGGTAGGACGATCGATGATTATGACACCATCATCACAGGGGATTTAGGAAGTAATGGTTTCAACATCTTTAAAGCGTTAGCGAATGAAAATGGTTTACCGCATACGAAAAACTTTCGGGATGCCGGAGAAGAGTTTTATGGAAATGACCCGTCCTTTAAAGCAGGAGCCAGTGGATCTGGGTGTTCAGCAGCGGTATTTTTTTCCGATGTCTATCAAAAAATGCTGGCGGGTGAGTATAAGCGAGTTTTATTGCTAGCAACGGGTGCTTTACTATCTCCTTTGTCATTTCAACAAGGAGATACGATTCCGTGTATCGCTCACGCTATTGAACTGACAATGGATGAGGTGACGGCAGAATGA
- a CDS encoding YjcG family protein: protein MKYGIVAFPSKKLQDLANGYRKRYDPHYALITPHMTLKNPFEANDKEIEEVANALKEITIKNSPFEMKVTKVSSFAPTTNTIYFKVVPNEEILTLHKDLNVDFYHDENNYAFVPHITIAQNLTSGEHDDVINQMKMVGVDHTEVIDRIHLLYQLEDGSWTVYETFRLDRES from the coding sequence ATGAAATACGGTATTGTTGCATTCCCTTCAAAGAAACTTCAAGACTTAGCAAACGGTTATCGGAAGAGATATGATCCGCATTATGCGCTGATCACACCTCACATGACGCTGAAAAATCCATTCGAAGCGAATGATAAGGAAATTGAAGAAGTAGCTAATGCATTAAAAGAAATCACCATCAAAAACAGTCCTTTTGAGATGAAGGTTACAAAAGTTAGCTCGTTCGCGCCAACGACGAACACAATTTACTTTAAAGTTGTACCGAATGAAGAAATTCTTACATTGCACAAGGATTTAAATGTAGACTTTTATCATGATGAAAATAATTATGCTTTTGTCCCGCATATTACCATTGCGCAAAACCTGACTTCCGGTGAACACGATGATGTGATTAACCAAATGAAAATGGTAGGTGTCGACCACACCGAAGTCATCGATCGTATTCATTTACTCTATCAATTAGAAGACGGATCGTGGACAGTGTATGAAACGTTCCGTCTTGATCGTGAGTCTTGA
- a CDS encoding phosphatidylglycerophosphatase A: MDEGKNIVHSDVVTAATKDALIRRGVKIEDIAKIVYELQVPYNKGLSLEQCIDSVESVLRKRELQHAILVGVELDEIAERGQLSQPLQQIVESDEGLFGVDETIALGAVYTYGSIAVTTFGHLDKNKVGIINELDTKKGIGIHTFLDDLVASVAACAASRIAHRTRDLKEAGLTFKDVQNGKRS, translated from the coding sequence ATGGATGAAGGTAAGAATATTGTTCATTCGGACGTTGTGACAGCTGCAACAAAAGACGCGTTGATTCGCCGTGGGGTTAAGATTGAAGATATTGCAAAAATTGTTTATGAATTGCAAGTGCCTTATAACAAAGGATTGTCACTGGAACAATGTATCGACTCTGTAGAAAGTGTTCTTCGTAAACGTGAATTGCAACACGCAATATTGGTCGGGGTGGAATTGGATGAAATCGCTGAACGAGGTCAGTTATCGCAACCACTTCAGCAAATTGTTGAATCAGATGAAGGCTTATTTGGGGTGGATGAAACGATCGCGTTAGGTGCGGTCTACACGTATGGTTCAATCGCAGTGACTACATTCGGTCACTTAGATAAGAACAAAGTCGGTATCATCAACGAATTGGATACAAAAAAAGGAATTGGTATCCATACGTTCTTAGATGATTTAGTGGCAAGTGTAGCGGCGTGTGCGGCATCTAGAATTGCGCATAGAACGCGCGATTTGAAAGAAGCGGGTCTAACGTTTAAAGATGTACAAAATGGCAAGAGATCATAA
- a CDS encoding recombinase family protein, which translates to MRIGYARVSGLGQSLTEQVAQLKDAGCQVIYEEVFTGTTADRPEFQATMAVLEAGDVLVVTKLDRFARSASDAITHIRALMKRGVAVHILNMGVVEDTTTGRLLLTILSGFAEFERDMIVERLAEGKAAARAAGTLREGRPRKYAPEQMEHAMTLLETNSYTEVERLTGISKATLTRYKRKQKRV; encoded by the coding sequence ATGAGAATTGGATATGCGAGGGTATCGGGGTTGGGTCAATCATTAACGGAACAGGTAGCGCAATTAAAGGACGCAGGCTGTCAGGTAATATACGAAGAGGTATTCACGGGAACTACTGCGGATCGTCCCGAGTTTCAGGCGACAATGGCGGTGCTAGAGGCGGGGGATGTATTAGTGGTAACTAAGCTAGACCGGTTTGCTCGGTCGGCATCGGACGCCATAACGCACATAAGGGCGCTCATGAAGCGAGGGGTTGCCGTACATATACTGAACATGGGCGTAGTTGAAGATACGACGACAGGCCGCTTACTGCTCACGATATTGTCGGGCTTTGCCGAGTTTGAACGCGATATGATTGTCGAACGTTTGGCGGAAGGTAAAGCGGCCGCAAGGGCTGCGGGTACATTGCGGGAGGGGCGACCGAGGAAGTACGCGCCCGAGCAGATGGAACACGCCATGACGCTACTCGAAACGAATAGCTATACCGAGGTTGAAAGGCTTACGGGAATATCGAAAGCAACTTTGACGCGATACAAACGAAAGCAAAAGCGTGTATAG
- a CDS encoding alpha/beta hydrolase has translation MNPGKIEEVRFYSNELQEEMELLIYLPSRYSPLYKHNVLLVSDGKDYFQLGRIGRIADELMEDEIIEPVIIVGIPYKTVQERRRMYHPEGDRHKAYIRFLAHELIQYIDETYPTYQMGSSRMLMGDSLAASISLLTALKYPNCFGKVVLHSPFVNEQVLEAVKANQNPANLSIYHVIGDKETDVPTTADGRLDFLTPNRELHKVIKEKSFPYYYEELDGDHTWKSWQPDIRRALIEINSL, from the coding sequence ATGAATCCAGGAAAAATTGAAGAAGTCCGTTTTTACAGTAATGAACTACAGGAAGAAATGGAACTATTAATATATTTACCTTCACGCTACTCTCCTTTATACAAACATAATGTCCTGCTCGTCTCTGATGGCAAAGATTATTTTCAACTTGGACGGATTGGCCGAATTGCCGATGAATTAATGGAAGACGAAATCATTGAACCAGTCATCATCGTCGGTATTCCATACAAAACCGTGCAAGAACGCAGACGTATGTATCATCCAGAAGGTGATCGACACAAAGCGTATATCCGTTTTTTAGCGCACGAGTTAATTCAGTATATTGATGAAACCTACCCAACATACCAAATGGGCTCTTCAAGAATGCTAATGGGCGATTCATTGGCAGCATCGATTTCCTTATTAACCGCTTTGAAATATCCAAACTGCTTTGGAAAGGTAGTGTTACATTCACCATTTGTTAACGAACAAGTACTCGAAGCAGTTAAAGCCAATCAAAACCCTGCCAACCTTTCTATTTACCATGTGATCGGTGATAAAGAAACCGATGTACCTACAACAGCTGACGGTAGATTGGATTTTTTAACGCCTAACCGCGAGTTGCATAAAGTTATTAAAGAAAAAAGTTTTCCTTACTATTATGAAGAACTGGATGGAGATCATACATGGAAATCATGGCAACCTGATATTCGCCGCGCTTTGATCGAAATAAATAGCCTTTAG
- a CDS encoding YjcZ family sporulation protein, whose translation MIVVLFILLIIVGRSYF comes from the coding sequence TTGATTGTAGTTCTGTTTATTTTATTGATCATTGTAGGCAGAAGCTATTTCTAA
- a CDS encoding GNAT family N-acetyltransferase translates to MKRSVLIVSLDLQMTVKIVSDEKGQQDAYSVRKKVFVEEQGVPLILELDEHDQEAIHFVVYDGADQPIGAGRMRGLVNAHGKIERICILPEHRGKHLGSLIMNTLEEHAIKKSMKKLILNAQSYAVPFYEKLGYVVISPEFMDADIPHRAMEKSLLHN, encoded by the coding sequence ATGAAACGTTCCGTCTTGATCGTGAGTCTTGATTTGCAGATGACAGTAAAAATCGTCTCAGATGAAAAAGGTCAGCAAGACGCGTATTCCGTCCGCAAAAAAGTGTTTGTGGAAGAACAAGGCGTCCCGCTGATCCTCGAGCTGGACGAACACGATCAAGAAGCGATCCACTTTGTTGTCTACGACGGGGCGGATCAACCAATCGGTGCTGGCCGCATGAGAGGGTTAGTAAATGCCCACGGTAAAATAGAGAGAATCTGTATTTTACCTGAACACCGTGGTAAACATCTTGGGAGTTTGATTATGAATACATTAGAAGAACATGCAATAAAGAAATCTATGAAAAAACTGATTTTGAATGCACAGTCCTATGCTGTGCCTTTTTACGAAAAACTGGGCTACGTAGTCATATCGCCTGAATTCATGGACGCAGATATACCTCATCGCGCCATGGAGAAGAGTTTGTTGCACAACTGA
- a CDS encoding stage VI sporulation protein F, translating into MNDSFFKKIESKTGVPMEEVFALANAIQYADFKDEKQVRKIIQKVSQVAKKDVPQSVEDELVNSIVTSGKGLNLNDISQMLGGK; encoded by the coding sequence ATGAACGATTCATTCTTTAAAAAAATAGAATCTAAAACGGGTGTGCCGATGGAGGAAGTATTCGCATTAGCCAACGCAATCCAATATGCCGATTTCAAAGACGAAAAACAAGTAAGAAAAATCATTCAAAAAGTTAGTCAAGTAGCAAAAAAAGATGTGCCACAATCAGTGGAAGATGAATTAGTTAACTCCATTGTGACAAGTGGTAAAGGACTGAATTTGAACGATATATCACAAATGCTAGGTGGTAAGTAA
- a CDS encoding DUF1850 domain-containing protein, translating into MKLRKIVLLLTFLIGIVMVIVWFYPYKQMIILEEVRSEQPKAYYLPLHENRNFQIHYIHSIHLSNVKEQYRITDNGKLRFEFMQYEDVAIGLPGYAEEGEALQVEDGVYTLTFENRVIDSFILYVGRVNTDLFLRYEQQDYHLKEFLQKGHSYEFHVAKVSNYKMFKGVRLNGKQ; encoded by the coding sequence ATGAAATTACGAAAAATCGTTCTTCTGCTGACATTTCTAATAGGAATTGTAATGGTGATCGTATGGTTTTATCCATATAAACAAATGATCATACTTGAAGAGGTTCGGAGCGAACAGCCAAAAGCTTATTATCTTCCATTACACGAGAATCGAAATTTTCAAATACACTATATTCACTCGATCCATTTGTCCAATGTGAAGGAGCAATATCGCATTACTGACAATGGAAAGCTCCGTTTCGAATTTATGCAGTATGAAGACGTAGCCATCGGACTGCCAGGTTATGCAGAAGAAGGTGAAGCACTGCAAGTAGAAGATGGTGTTTATACGCTTACATTCGAAAACCGCGTGATCGATTCGTTTATTCTCTATGTAGGTAGGGTGAATACAGATCTGTTTTTGCGATATGAGCAACAAGATTATCATCTAAAAGAATTTCTTCAAAAGGGGCATTCTTATGAATTTCATGTGGCAAAGGTGTCAAATTATAAGATGTTTAAAGGAGTCAGATTAAATGGAAAACAATAA
- a CDS encoding helix-turn-helix domain-containing protein, which yields MNNAKNDFKTIRTFHELNQEQYAELIGISQGYVTLVENGRRRFTEDLRERVMRELRLTPDKLERILAIQAGYDAARATMLNQSNTTRPS from the coding sequence ATGAATAACGCAAAGAACGATTTTAAAACCATCCGCACATTCCACGAATTGAACCAAGAGCAATATGCCGAACTAATAGGAATTAGTCAGGGCTATGTCACGCTCGTTGAAAATGGGCGACGTCGATTTACCGAGGATTTACGTGAAAGGGTCATGCGGGAGTTACGACTTACGCCCGACAAACTAGAGCGCATTCTTGCGATTCAAGCGGGTTATGACGCTGCAAGAGCTACAATGCTGAACCAATCGAATACTACCCGACCGAGTTAA
- a CDS encoding helix-turn-helix domain-containing protein produces MNYLSEYQTFADKHELNDAITIHFERNNYAMNETERSVFVMLTRYAVKFPGVIHLKTATIAKAIGKTGRTVRRSIATLIELCMIERIEFMRSVSGGNGANIYRIVHPSASARPVAEKPTPATVEPTQTENEPITFINNKSSNTLDTAIAQSDVIKKGLLVKLPPLIAKTMGVFFDANTIHRLYGVMLRAKSAVDRRMAFEEDESAYDTALMSVISAWKRGKVRSLDAVLYEATNRTARSLWLNERMIGSN; encoded by the coding sequence ATGAACTACTTATCGGAATACCAAACCTTTGCGGACAAGCACGAACTAAATGATGCCATAACTATACACTTCGAACGGAACAACTACGCTATGAATGAAACCGAGCGTAGTGTATTCGTCATGCTTACGCGTTACGCAGTCAAATTTCCGGGCGTTATTCATTTAAAGACGGCAACAATCGCGAAAGCAATCGGCAAGACTGGGCGCACTGTACGTCGTTCAATCGCGACATTAATCGAACTGTGCATGATTGAGCGTATCGAGTTCATGCGTTCGGTATCAGGCGGTAATGGAGCGAATATATACCGTATTGTCCACCCGTCAGCGTCCGCCCGTCCAGTAGCGGAAAAGCCAACACCTGCAACGGTTGAACCGACGCAAACGGAAAACGAACCTATTACTTTTATAAACAATAAATCTAGTAATACATTAGATACGGCAATCGCGCAGTCTGACGTTATCAAAAAAGGCTTGTTAGTCAAGTTACCGCCACTTATCGCCAAGACAATGGGCGTATTTTTCGACGCGAATACAATACATAGGCTTTATGGCGTCATGCTACGGGCGAAGTCTGCCGTCGATCGTCGTATGGCATTCGAAGAGGACGAGTCTGCATACGATACTGCGCTCATGTCCGTAATTTCCGCATGGAAACGAGGCAAGGTGCGTTCACTGGACGCTGTACTATACGAGGCGACCAATCGTACGGCACGGAGTCTGTGGCTTAATGAGCGCATGATTGGGTCTAATTGA
- a CDS encoding TAXI family TRAP transporter solute-binding subunit: MKKNSLRLLALVSMLALLVLAACGTDEKADGNKDADGNKDDGKTEQDYKFLSLLTGGTQGTYYPLGGSFAEFITEETGIKTTAEVSQASAANMTALKDGDANIAFVQTDIAYYASKGEMMFDGDVIDEVSAIGALYPETVQLVTLKKNNIKTFEDLKGKSISIGAPGSGTAANAEQLLEIHGLALSDIKAQNLDFGESQESLQAGQIDAAFITAGTPTGAVEGLNATSEVFIIPVEDDKADELIEKYPYYTKEIIPAGTYGSEVETPAVSVGAMLVMQNDISEELGYQITKAIYENASKIQHAKGALIKAENGLNGIGIPVHPGAQKYFDEVN; this comes from the coding sequence ATGAAGAAAAACTCACTTCGCCTACTGGCGTTAGTTTCCATGCTCGCGCTTCTTGTGCTCGCGGCTTGCGGTACCGACGAAAAAGCTGACGGGAACAAAGATGCAGACGGAAACAAAGATGACGGTAAGACAGAGCAAGACTACAAGTTCTTGAGCTTACTTACTGGGGGAACACAAGGAACTTATTATCCACTAGGTGGATCTTTTGCTGAATTCATTACTGAAGAGACAGGAATCAAGACGACTGCTGAAGTATCTCAAGCATCTGCTGCGAACATGACAGCGCTTAAAGATGGAGATGCAAACATTGCATTCGTACAAACAGACATTGCATATTACGCTTCTAAAGGTGAAATGATGTTTGACGGAGATGTAATCGACGAAGTATCTGCTATTGGTGCACTTTATCCGGAAACAGTTCAATTGGTTACGTTGAAGAAAAACAATATCAAGACATTTGAAGATCTAAAAGGCAAAAGCATTTCGATAGGAGCGCCAGGTTCAGGAACAGCTGCTAACGCTGAGCAATTGCTTGAAATCCATGGTTTAGCTTTAAGCGATATTAAAGCACAAAACTTGGACTTCGGTGAGTCACAAGAAAGTCTACAAGCTGGACAAATAGACGCAGCATTCATTACAGCTGGAACGCCGACAGGTGCTGTTGAAGGTCTAAACGCTACTTCAGAAGTTTTCATTATTCCAGTAGAAGACGACAAAGCTGACGAATTAATCGAGAAATATCCGTATTATACTAAAGAAATAATCCCTGCCGGAACTTATGGTTCTGAAGTAGAGACACCTGCAGTATCAGTAGGTGCAATGCTTGTTATGCAGAACGATATTTCTGAAGAACTTGGTTACCAGATCACAAAGGCAATTTATGAAAACGCTTCGAAAATCCAACATGCTAAAGGTGCTTTGATTAAAGCAGAAAACGGTTTGAATGGAATTGGTATTCCTGTACACCCAGGTGCACAGAAGTACTTTGACGAAGTGAACTAA